A region of the Actinomycetota bacterium genome:
GTCCATCGTCCTCAGCTCCCCAAGTCCCGACGTCGGGCTGTTCCAGGCCGGCCCGGACGGCAACCACCTCATGCTGTTCGCCTACCCGCACGTGCCGCCGGAGTCGTCCTACGAGGTGACCGGCTTCATCGCACTGACGGGGACACCCGAGACGGCAAAGGGATGGACGGCGCTGTCTGGGCTTGCCTGAGAAGGAATCACGGCTCCCGCCGCGAACTTAGGACCGACCCCAGCCCCCCAGACCGAGGAGTCCCGTGACCAGGTTCAGGCCGTCCGTCGTCGCAGTCGTCGCAGCAGTCGCCATCCTGGCCTCCGGACTTCCCGCGGGAGCCGAGGGCGGATTCACCAGGGTCGTCGGGTTCGCGACCAAGACCGGCTACCGCGGCGTCGTGGCCTGGGAGGCCGACCGGGTCGTGTCCGGACAGGTCCACTACGGAACCTCGCCGACCTCTCTGGACCGGACCGCCTCGCCCGTCCCGGGAGCCCCGGACCGCGCCCAGGTCTCCATCTTCGACGGACTGCAGACCGGCACGACCTACTGGTATCAGGTCGAGGACCGCATCACCGGCGAGCGCTCCGAGATGGGCAGCTTCACCGCCGCCAACGCCTACACCGACTACGACGCCGCCGACACGACCTACACAATCGATCTGGTCGTCACTCTCGACAGCGAGGCCCTGCCCAACGACGTGCCCAAGGACCAGAGCCTGCAGCAGATCGCGGCGGCCATGAACGTGATGGCCGAGCGCACCTACGACGCGCTGGACGGCTTCGCGCGCATCGGGACCGTCCTGATCACCGACACGAACCTCGACTACGCGGCAAACACTCCGTTCACCGGCTCCCCGGCCTGCCAGGCGACCGGTGGAAGCCTCGGCGACTTTCTGTTCCAGACGACGCTGCCCATGGACAGCCACACCTTCGGCGGCTTCGCGATC
Encoded here:
- a CDS encoding fibronectin type III domain-containing protein, which gives rise to MTRFRPSVVAVVAAVAILASGLPAGAEGGFTRVVGFATKTGYRGVVAWEADRVVSGQVHYGTSPTSLDRTASPVPGAPDRAQVSIFDGLQTGTTYWYQVEDRITGERSEMGSFTAANAYTDYDAADTTYTIDLVVTLDSEALPNDVPKDQSLQQIAAAMNVMAERTYDALDGFARIGTVLITDTNLDYAANTPFTGSPACQATGGSLGDFLFQTTLPMDSHTFGGFAINSACTQIGMGRLAQLGLAWQNDLHVGYVATHELMHYAFNTPDLYSVAGGDGGCVNSDWDGSLMHNTGGWSTSAERWQKTELERNSTLTPCNMGRSTHSWTRLRARYTNVPARPDGPVEHIIDTEARGNEDGGALEIFVLDREPGMSTLTKLDASALDASPPNPPTITAPPL